A window of the Henckelia pumila isolate YLH828 chromosome 3, ASM3356847v2, whole genome shotgun sequence genome harbors these coding sequences:
- the LOC140886334 gene encoding pentatricopeptide repeat-containing protein At5g48730, chloroplastic codes for MVYLSGATTPLPLPCYQHTEMPSRPRPDPQANDRTKKLKERESREETNRKIGSQKSISIILRREATKEVIEKKKGGSRKLLPRTVLEALHERITALRWESALKVFDLLREQLWYKPNSGLYIKLIVMLGKCKQPEKAHTLFQAMLNEGCVMDREAFTALLSAYSRSGLFKKAFSILEQMKNTHDCSPDVFTYSILIKSCLQVHDFCKVKLLLSDMEVEGIKPNTITYNTLIDAYGKSKKFAEMESLLTQMLRQQECEPDVWTMNSTLRAFGGSGQIEMMEKCYEKFQSAGIEPNIKTFNILLDSYGKTGNYDKMGAVMEYMQIYHFSWTLVTYNIIIDAFGKAGDIKQMEFLFRLMQSERIKPNCVTLCSLVRAYGLTGNAEKIAAVLRFVENSDVTLDTVFFNCLVDAYGMMGCLAEMKDVLEMMRRRGCIPDKITYRTMIKAYSIGGMSTYAKKLQSELALL; via the exons ATGGTGTACCTCAGCGGAGCTACCACTCCATTACCATTGCCCTGTTATCAACATACCGAAATGCCGAGCAGGCCCAGGCCCGACCCTCAAGCAAATGATCGCACGAAGAAGCTGAAGGAGAGAGAATCGCGAGAGGAAACAAACAGAAAGATTGGTTCCCAGAAGAGCATTTCAATCATTCTGAGGAGGGAGGCCACAAAAGAAGTCATTGAAAAGAAGAAAGGAGGTTCCAGGAAACTATTGCCCAGAACTGTTCTGGAAGCCCTTCACGAGCGCATCACCGCTTTGCGCTGGGAGTCGGCGCTTAAG GTTTTTGATCTCCTTCGAGAGCAACTATGGTACAAGCCCAATTCTGGTTTATACATAAAGCTGATTGTCATGCTTGGCAAATGCAAGCAACCCGAGAAAGCTCATACATTATTTCAGGCAATGCTTAATGAAGGATGTGTTATGGATCGGGAAGCTTTCACTGCTCTTTTGTCTGCCTACAGCCGAAGTGGTCTCTTTAAGAAAGCATTTTCTATTCTTGAACAGATGAAGAACACACATGACTGTTCACCTGATGTCTTCACTTATTCAATTCTCATAAAGTCATGCCTTCAAGTCCATGATTTTTGTAAAGTTAAATTACTTCTTTCCGACATGGAAGTTGAGGGgatcaaacccaacacaatcACATACAATACTCTCATTGATGCCTATGGAAAATCAAAAAA GTTTGCCGAGATGGAATCATTACTCACGCAAATGCTAAGGCAACAAGAGTGTGAACCTGATGTATGGACCATGAATTCGACACTGCGTGCTTTTGGTGGTAGTGGTCAGATTGAAATGATGGAGAAATGTTACGAGAAGTTTCAAAGTGCTGGCATTGAACCCAACATCAAAACGTTTAACATACTCCTTGATTCTTATGGGAAAACTGGAAACTATGACAAAATGGGAGCCGTAATGgaatacatgcaaatatatcactTTTCATGGACCCTCGTCACTTACAATATCATCATAGATGCATTTGGGAAAGCAGGGGATATAAAACAGATGGAATTTTTGTTTAGGCTGATGCAGTCTGAGAGAATAAAACCAAATTGTGTTACACTTTGTTCACTTGTTAGAGCTTATGGGCTGACCGGTAATGCTGAAAAAATTGCAGCCGTTCTGAGATTTGTTGAGAATTCAGATGTTACTCTTGATACAGTGTTTTTCAACTGTTTAGTGGATGCTTATGGCATGATGGGTTGCCTTGCAGAGATGAAAGATGTGCTTGAGATGATGAGAAGGAGAGGTTGTATACCTGATAAAATCACATATAGAACCATGATAAAAGCATATTCAATTGGTGGCATGTCAACCTATGCCAAGAAGCTCCAAAGTGAACTTGCTTTATTATAG